A genomic stretch from Selenihalanaerobacter shriftii includes:
- a CDS encoding nucleotidyltransferase domain-containing protein — MREEILSELKKIEEQEHVKILYAVESGSRAWGFPSKDSDYDVRFIYIRPVEWYLSIDKKRDVLEYPINNKLDISGWDLKKALSLFKKSNPAFIEWLSSPIVYIEEYSTIDKLRELNNKYFSIKSSIYHYLNMARGNYKDYLQRDKVKIKKYFYVLRPILACQWLEANKTVAPMDFEELLETQISDMELYKEIKKLLKRKRVGEELDIEPKISIINNFIEEEITYYEEYVSGVEDIGSVSYQELNNLFRNTLKEVWDN; from the coding sequence ATGCGTGAAGAAATCTTATCTGAATTAAAGAAAATAGAAGAACAAGAGCATGTCAAAATTCTCTACGCTGTCGAATCCGGTAGTAGAGCCTGGGGCTTTCCTTCTAAAGATAGTGATTATGATGTTCGATTCATATATATTCGTCCAGTAGAGTGGTATCTATCAATTGATAAGAAGCGAGATGTATTAGAATACCCAATTAATAATAAATTAGATATAAGTGGCTGGGATCTTAAAAAGGCTTTATCATTATTCAAAAAATCTAATCCAGCATTTATAGAGTGGCTGTCTTCACCTATAGTGTATATTGAAGAATATTCAACAATCGATAAGTTAAGAGAGTTAAATAATAAGTATTTTTCAATTAAATCTAGTATATATCATTATTTAAATATGGCTAGAGGGAATTATAAAGATTATTTACAAAGAGACAAAGTTAAAATAAAGAAATATTTCTATGTTTTAAGACCTATCTTAGCTTGTCAATGGCTAGAAGCTAATAAGACAGTAGCACCAATGGATTTTGAAGAATTATTAGAAACTCAAATTTCAGATATGGAGTTATATAAGGAAATAAAGAAATTATTAAAGAGAAAGAGAGTCGGCGAAGAACTTGATATAGAACCGAAGATTAGTATTATTAATAACTTCATTGAAGAAGAAATCACATACTATGAAGAGTATGTAAGTGGTGTTGAAGATATAGGATCAGTTAGTTATCAAGAATTAAATAATCTATTTAGAAATACGTTAAAGGAAGTATGGGATAATTAA
- a CDS encoding AAA family ATPase yields the protein MLLKSLSLKNFRQYKGKQEISFSNSNEKNVIVILGKNTSGKTTLIQAFNWILYGKANFETSNFLLNLEIANDMRPGDNEIVIGELELIHNDIEYKIVRKQEYSCSSNNNVTPKQAELVVHHKLPNGQRRFVKDNEQKNTINKILPEDLADYFFFDGERIGNLAKNNRYGRKDIANAVKSVLGLNVLDTAITHLSRGKKTSVIGKLKNSIDTTGDDKLERKKRSLDQVQEEYEKILEENDNYDETIDYYNSEIEKKEEIIKEYKPTSDLKKEMKNNEREIDIKKKKKVKEMKRLVKDFSKNAPMFFMQPLLYKAIETLEGHEVIDEGIPEMHAKSIDFLIKRGECICGTKIAEESEAYNHLIKQKNYLPPQSIGTMVRVFMNNAKHYQNTADNFFESFKEKYIRIREYKNDISSLESRNDNISNEIDGKPDVGKYEREVRELKRKLVKRIEDKEAKIKKQGNLENEIERLNKDIAELASASEKNKFILDCIEYTEYLINILSTHYGSMERNIKRRLQKKVNEIFSEMYHGKRKIIIDDRYEYDLTTPDIADDLQSMADESKGLETVTSFAFISGIVALAKEKLEKELDDVNSEAYPLVMDAPFSNADEHHVANVSKVLPEVAEQVIMFIMHKDWKYAEDVLGPKLEKLYELDKKTETHTIVKEESNV from the coding sequence ATGTTATTAAAATCTTTAAGTCTTAAGAATTTTAGACAATATAAAGGAAAACAAGAAATTTCCTTTTCAAATAGTAATGAAAAGAATGTAATAGTTATCTTAGGAAAGAATACCAGTGGAAAGACGACGTTGATTCAAGCCTTTAATTGGATATTATATGGTAAGGCTAATTTTGAAACCTCTAATTTTTTATTAAACTTAGAAATAGCTAATGATATGAGACCCGGTGATAATGAAATTGTAATAGGAGAATTAGAACTTATTCATAATGATATTGAATATAAGATTGTTAGAAAACAAGAATATTCATGTAGTTCAAATAATAATGTAACCCCTAAACAAGCAGAATTAGTGGTGCATCATAAATTACCTAATGGTCAGAGGCGTTTTGTTAAAGATAATGAGCAGAAGAATACCATAAATAAGATATTACCTGAAGATTTAGCAGATTATTTTTTCTTTGATGGTGAACGGATTGGTAATTTAGCTAAGAATAATAGATATGGAAGAAAAGATATCGCTAATGCTGTTAAGAGTGTATTAGGTCTTAATGTTTTAGATACAGCAATTACTCATTTAAGTCGGGGCAAAAAGACTAGTGTAATTGGTAAATTGAAGAATAGCATAGACACTACTGGTGATGATAAGTTGGAAAGAAAGAAAAGAAGTCTTGATCAAGTTCAAGAAGAATATGAAAAGATCTTAGAAGAAAATGATAATTATGATGAAACTATTGATTATTATAATAGTGAAATTGAAAAAAAGGAAGAAATCATAAAAGAATATAAACCAACTTCTGACTTAAAAAAAGAAATGAAGAATAATGAAAGAGAAATAGATATTAAGAAAAAGAAGAAAGTGAAAGAAATGAAAAGATTAGTTAAAGATTTTTCAAAGAATGCACCTATGTTCTTTATGCAACCATTACTGTATAAGGCTATTGAAACTTTAGAAGGACATGAAGTAATAGATGAGGGAATTCCAGAGATGCATGCTAAATCTATTGATTTTCTTATTAAGCGAGGGGAATGTATTTGTGGGACAAAGATAGCAGAAGAGAGTGAAGCATATAATCATTTAATTAAGCAAAAGAATTATTTACCTCCTCAATCTATTGGCACAATGGTACGTGTATTTATGAATAATGCTAAACACTATCAGAATACTGCTGATAATTTCTTTGAATCTTTTAAAGAGAAATATATAAGGATAAGAGAATATAAGAATGATATTTCTAGTCTTGAATCTAGAAATGATAATATTAGTAATGAGATTGATGGGAAGCCAGATGTAGGTAAATATGAAAGGGAAGTAAGGGAATTAAAGAGAAAATTAGTTAAGCGAATAGAGGATAAAGAAGCTAAAATCAAAAAACAAGGTAATTTAGAAAATGAAATAGAGAGGCTAAACAAGGATATTGCTGAATTAGCTTCGGCTTCTGAGAAGAATAAATTTATATTAGATTGTATTGAATATACTGAATACCTTATAAATATTTTATCTACACATTATGGAAGTATGGAGAGAAATATTAAGAGAAGACTTCAAAAGAAAGTAAATGAAATCTTTTCTGAAATGTACCATGGGAAACGAAAAATAATTATAGATGATCGGTATGAATATGACTTAACAACTCCTGATATAGCTGATGATTTACAAAGTATGGCCGATGAATCTAAAGGTCTTGAAACTGTGACTAGTTTTGCATTTATTTCAGGAATAGTTGCTTTGGCAAAAGAAAAGCTTGAAAAAGAGTTAGATGATGTAAATTCAGAAGCATATCCATTAGTTATGGATGCTCCTTTTTCAAATGCAGATGAACATCATGTAGCAAACGTTTCTAAGGTTCTTCCTGAAGTGGCTGAGCAGGTGATAATGTTTATAATGCATAAAGATTGGAAGTATGCCGAGGATGTCTTAGGTCCTAAATTAGAAAAATTATATGAATTAGATAAGAAAACAGAAACTCATACTATTGTTAAGGAGGAGAGCAATGTTTGA
- a CDS encoding DEAD/DEAH box helicase family protein, with product MGFKGLNLKIKYRSSDDDIVNDFYIPVLENAKLYKRAVGFFSSSSLIEVSRGITGLIKNGGKIQLIASPKLQEKDIEAINKGYEDRDEIFERSILDSFTKPSNYFEEERLNMLAHLIAKGLLDIKLAFYEDDNKIGLYHEKIGLIYDDQGNKIAFTGSLNESSTAFTKNFESIDVFSSWKGKESLERVAEKENDFNRLWDNQTNKITVFDFPSVGIEKLKTYMKEDYDQELDKKEFKESQVESLEFDLDNYPKVPKEIDLYDYQKQAVNSWVDKDFKGYFNMATGTGKTFTGLAAIAKLFAEKRSLAVIIVCPYQHLVEQWVEDIELFNMDPIIGYSASCQRDWKDRLKDVVIDFSLDVIKHFCLVTTNATFASDFVQKQIDRLKGNVVVVVDEAHNFGSFNLSKKLNTNIPYRLALSATIERYGDPEGTQKLFDYFGEECINYPLELAIKEEKLTQYYYYPIVVHLTKDELDAYRRLSKQMAKCFTTNKNGKKVLNDKGKRIAIKRARLVAGAQNKLSALKEEMIDYIGESHTLVYCGATTVSDIDYVDGKANEKELRQIMAVGSILGNDLDMKIAKFTAEENSSERGILKKEFSKGENLQALIAIRCLDEGVNIPKIKRAFILASSTNPKEYIQRRGRVLRLASGKKFAKIYDFITLPRPLNHVKNMAKSEIKSDISLIKKEIKRIEDFADLAINPSQGFRLINKFKDVYNLDKLHGGV from the coding sequence ATGGGATTTAAAGGTCTTAATCTTAAAATAAAATATAGATCTTCTGATGATGATATAGTTAATGATTTTTATATACCTGTATTAGAAAATGCAAAATTATATAAAAGAGCTGTAGGTTTCTTTTCTTCATCATCATTAATTGAAGTTTCCCGAGGTATTACAGGACTTATTAAGAATGGGGGAAAGATTCAATTAATTGCTTCACCTAAACTGCAAGAAAAAGATATAGAAGCAATTAATAAGGGATATGAAGATAGAGATGAAATTTTTGAAAGGTCTATACTAGATTCTTTTACTAAGCCATCTAATTATTTTGAAGAAGAAAGATTAAACATGTTAGCTCATCTGATTGCTAAAGGATTATTAGATATTAAACTAGCTTTTTATGAAGATGATAACAAAATTGGTCTATATCATGAAAAGATTGGTCTGATCTATGATGATCAGGGAAATAAAATTGCATTTACTGGTTCTTTAAATGAGTCGTCAACTGCTTTTACTAAAAATTTTGAATCTATAGATGTTTTTTCTTCCTGGAAGGGAAAAGAGAGTTTAGAAAGAGTTGCTGAAAAAGAAAATGATTTTAATCGTTTATGGGATAATCAAACCAATAAAATTACTGTTTTTGATTTTCCTTCAGTGGGTATAGAGAAATTAAAGACTTATATGAAAGAAGATTATGATCAAGAATTAGATAAAAAGGAGTTTAAAGAATCTCAGGTAGAAAGTTTAGAATTTGATTTAGATAACTACCCTAAAGTTCCTAAGGAAATTGATCTTTATGATTATCAAAAGCAGGCCGTAAATTCTTGGGTAGATAAAGACTTTAAAGGTTACTTTAATATGGCAACTGGAACCGGCAAAACGTTTACGGGATTAGCAGCGATTGCTAAATTATTTGCTGAGAAGAGAAGTTTGGCTGTTATTATAGTTTGCCCTTATCAACATTTAGTAGAACAATGGGTTGAAGATATTGAGTTATTTAATATGGATCCGATTATAGGATATTCTGCTTCATGTCAGAGGGATTGGAAAGACAGATTAAAAGATGTGGTTATTGATTTTAGTTTGGATGTAATTAAACATTTTTGTCTAGTAACAACTAATGCTACTTTTGCAAGTGATTTTGTGCAAAAGCAAATAGATCGTTTAAAAGGGAATGTTGTTGTAGTAGTCGATGAAGCACATAATTTTGGTTCTTTTAATTTAAGTAAGAAATTAAATACTAACATACCTTATAGACTTGCATTATCAGCTACGATAGAGAGATATGGTGACCCAGAGGGAACACAAAAATTATTTGATTATTTTGGTGAAGAGTGTATTAATTATCCTTTGGAATTGGCTATTAAAGAGGAAAAGTTAACTCAGTATTATTATTATCCTATTGTTGTTCATTTAACTAAGGATGAATTAGATGCATATAGACGCTTATCAAAGCAGATGGCCAAATGTTTTACTACAAATAAGAACGGAAAGAAAGTTTTAAATGATAAAGGAAAAAGAATAGCTATCAAGAGAGCGAGATTAGTGGCTGGGGCTCAAAATAAACTATCAGCTTTAAAGGAAGAAATGATTGATTATATAGGTGAGTCTCATACTTTAGTTTATTGTGGTGCAACAACGGTTTCAGATATTGATTATGTAGATGGTAAGGCTAATGAGAAAGAGCTTCGTCAGATTATGGCTGTTGGAAGTATATTAGGAAATGATTTGGATATGAAGATTGCTAAATTTACTGCCGAAGAAAATTCAAGTGAAAGAGGAATTTTAAAGAAAGAATTTTCTAAAGGAGAAAATTTACAAGCACTAATTGCTATAAGATGCTTAGATGAAGGAGTTAATATACCAAAAATTAAAAGAGCATTTATTTTAGCTAGTAGTACTAACCCTAAGGAATATATACAAAGACGAGGTAGAGTACTGAGGTTAGCCTCTGGTAAAAAATTTGCTAAAATATATGATTTTATTACATTGCCACGACCATTAAATCATGTAAAAAATATGGCTAAGTCTGAAATCAAATCTGATATCTCTTTGATAAAAAAGGAGATTAAAAGGATAGAAGATTTTGCGGACTTAGCAATCAATCCTAGTCAAGGTTTTAGATTAATTAATAAATTTAAAGATGTATATAATTTAGATAAACTACATGGGGGTGTATAA
- a CDS encoding UvrD-helicase domain-containing protein, with protein MELTDFKEELKKLEPTTQQEEIINTDLSLSVVAGAGSGKTKVLVDKIIAILNEEDLELNNFSIITFTNKAAVEMKDRLRDRLYFEWLRWEVNQGDPTLKKSKEFWRRQVELCEMVDISTIHKFCEEIIRKYGLIINQPTNFKIKSISDFLNKKTRELITSYADKDELSEVKSYKLQEFIIKYYRDNDNKGLEIDKSIIDEIDLSNKEGTDWEIITKVFFKIYNELMEEVKQYKKDNNILTSNDLIKYAVRILEESDYALNKLANKYNALFIDEFQDTNRHQYRLVEKLQGRGIGIFLVGDEKQSIYRFRGADVKTFIEMNETSDIIDEQKYLADNFRTDEQLLETINEIFSHKFKDDKNNELKVSSKDEYKALNSEKSKEDSRDYESFLRVKFGIGLKKVIKYLNKVDEISYNDIAVLFRSNWRLNEEAKKLKETEIPVEVIGGKAFYSSKPVIDTFKLLYHLLHANGTSKAELKYIDFYKSYKRFDVGVFDGFLDELKKRIRVLSVDNLLEFIYNQTRIRDYYTEEKLFQELANLEKLKDLSINIMDKDFIQPIEFCNYLGLMIETEQEEEEAEVAEKLKKEKGVVSLISIHKSKGLEYPVVIVPSIDKQLNRDSVEPKIIFDEENDEKKMIAFKARELYDEWDPQYLAQNQDPDYDSLNRNDQEERLAEELRILYVALTRVENMLILLGDERPTGSKGEISWANWLKKVKIDGRSLLDKYRFDFS; from the coding sequence ATGGAGCTCACTGATTTTAAAGAAGAATTAAAGAAGTTAGAGCCTACCACACAACAAGAAGAGATCATTAATACTGATTTGTCTCTTTCGGTTGTTGCTGGCGCTGGGTCTGGAAAGACAAAGGTATTAGTAGATAAGATAATAGCAATACTTAATGAGGAAGATTTAGAATTAAATAATTTTTCTATCATTACTTTTACTAATAAAGCCGCAGTTGAGATGAAAGATAGATTAAGAGATAGGTTATATTTTGAGTGGTTAAGATGGGAAGTCAATCAAGGAGATCCTACTTTAAAAAAATCGAAGGAGTTTTGGCGGCGTCAGGTTGAGCTATGTGAAATGGTGGATATATCTACGATTCATAAGTTCTGTGAAGAGATAATTAGGAAATATGGTTTAATTATTAATCAACCAACTAATTTTAAAATTAAATCGATAAGTGATTTTTTGAATAAAAAGACCAGGGAGTTAATAACTAGTTATGCCGATAAGGATGAATTAAGTGAAGTAAAGAGTTATAAATTACAAGAATTTATTATCAAATATTATCGGGATAATGATAATAAAGGTTTAGAGATAGATAAATCTATAATTGATGAGATTGATTTAAGTAATAAAGAAGGTACGGATTGGGAAATTATTACTAAGGTCTTTTTTAAGATATATAATGAGTTAATGGAGGAAGTAAAGCAATATAAGAAAGATAATAATATTTTAACTTCTAATGATCTGATTAAGTATGCAGTCCGTATTTTGGAAGAAAGTGATTATGCTTTAAATAAATTGGCTAATAAATATAATGCGTTATTTATTGATGAGTTTCAGGATACTAATCGCCACCAGTATAGGTTAGTAGAGAAGCTGCAAGGAAGAGGTATTGGTATTTTCTTAGTTGGGGATGAAAAGCAGTCAATCTATCGTTTTCGAGGTGCCGATGTAAAGACATTTATAGAAATGAACGAGACTAGTGATATTATCGATGAGCAGAAGTATTTGGCTGATAATTTTAGAACTGATGAGCAATTATTAGAAACAATTAATGAAATCTTTAGTCATAAATTTAAAGATGATAAAAATAACGAATTGAAGGTTAGTAGTAAAGATGAGTATAAAGCCTTAAATTCAGAGAAGAGTAAAGAAGATAGTAGGGATTATGAATCATTTTTGCGAGTTAAGTTTGGGATTGGGTTAAAGAAGGTTATTAAATATTTAAATAAAGTTGATGAGATTAGTTATAATGATATAGCAGTCTTATTTAGGAGCAATTGGAGGTTGAACGAAGAGGCCAAAAAATTAAAAGAGACAGAGATACCTGTGGAAGTAATCGGTGGTAAAGCATTTTATTCTTCGAAACCTGTTATAGATACTTTCAAACTTTTATATCACTTACTTCACGCTAATGGAACTTCTAAAGCTGAATTAAAATATATTGATTTTTATAAATCATATAAGCGTTTTGATGTAGGTGTGTTTGATGGTTTCTTAGATGAATTAAAGAAACGTATAAGAGTTTTATCGGTTGATAATTTATTAGAGTTTATTTATAACCAGACTAGAATTAGAGATTATTATACTGAAGAGAAGCTATTTCAAGAGTTAGCTAATCTAGAAAAATTAAAGGATCTATCGATTAATATAATGGATAAAGATTTCATTCAACCAATTGAGTTTTGTAATTATTTAGGATTGATGATAGAGACTGAGCAGGAGGAAGAAGAAGCAGAAGTAGCAGAAAAGTTAAAAAAAGAAAAAGGAGTTGTCTCCTTAATCTCAATTCATAAATCGAAAGGGTTAGAATATCCAGTAGTAATAGTGCCAAGTATTGATAAACAGCTAAATAGAGATAGTGTTGAGCCTAAGATTATATTTGATGAGGAAAATGATGAAAAGAAGATGATTGCATTTAAAGCTAGAGAGCTATATGATGAATGGGACCCACAGTACCTTGCTCAGAATCAAGATCCTGACTATGATTCTTTAAATAGGAATGATCAGGAAGAAAGATTAGCAGAAGAGCTTAGAATATTGTATGTAGCCTTAACAAGAGTAGAAAATATGTTAATTCTCTTAGGTGATGAAAGGCCTACAGGAAGCAAAGGGGAGATCAGTTGGGCTAATTGGTTAAAGAAAGTTAAGATTGATGGGAGAAGCTTGTTGGATAAGTATAGATTTGATTTTAGTTAG
- a CDS encoding aminotransferase class V-fold PLP-dependent enzyme: MIYFDNAATTYPKPEEVYEFMDKFYRNHGVNAGRGAYDSANQANNLIGETRDKVANIFGINDNQEIIFTSSATEAINLVLKGIDWKEGDVVYYSPFEHNAVLRNLYFLEEKHNIKLRQIPVNDSTFEFKVDELEQMFVSESPRLVAVSQVSNVCGVIAPITRLAELVAKYDGLMMVDGAQAAGILNLDLDNIDYYIWAGHKSLYGPFGIAGVVVNKDSAGFEPLIHGGTGNASEKKSMPTELPIKYQAGSQNIQAIAGLNAAIKWLEKIEVDEVFDHDKKLMRKLIEVLDEFIDLTLYLPKNLDNHFNVLAVKVSGYSPHDFGKILDEKFDIAVRTGLHCAPKTHEFLGTLPEGLVRFSVGYFNTIDNVYALKKRLDQIIF; the protein is encoded by the coding sequence ATGATCTATTTTGATAATGCTGCAACGACTTATCCAAAGCCGGAAGAAGTTTATGAATTTATGGATAAGTTTTATCGTAATCATGGAGTTAATGCTGGACGAGGAGCCTATGATAGTGCTAATCAAGCTAATAACTTAATAGGAGAAACAAGAGATAAAGTAGCTAATATTTTTGGTATTAATGATAATCAAGAAATTATCTTTACTTCTTCAGCTACGGAAGCTATAAATTTAGTTTTAAAGGGAATAGATTGGAAGGAAGGGGATGTAGTCTACTACTCCCCTTTTGAGCATAATGCAGTATTGAGGAATTTATATTTCTTAGAAGAAAAGCATAATATTAAATTGAGACAAATACCTGTTAATGATAGTACTTTTGAATTTAAGGTGGATGAATTAGAGCAGATGTTTGTTAGTGAATCTCCTAGGTTAGTAGCAGTTTCTCAGGTTAGTAATGTCTGTGGAGTTATAGCTCCAATCACCAGATTAGCTGAATTAGTAGCTAAATATGATGGATTAATGATGGTAGATGGAGCCCAAGCAGCTGGGATATTAAATCTTGATTTAGATAATATTGATTACTATATTTGGGCTGGGCATAAGTCACTATATGGTCCATTTGGGATTGCAGGTGTTGTAGTAAATAAAGATAGTGCAGGATTTGAACCATTAATTCATGGAGGAACCGGTAATGCTTCAGAAAAGAAGAGTATGCCGACAGAATTGCCAATTAAGTATCAGGCTGGTAGTCAGAATATTCAAGCTATAGCAGGATTAAATGCAGCTATAAAATGGCTAGAAAAGATAGAAGTAGATGAAGTATTTGATCATGACAAGAAATTAATGAGAAAATTGATAGAAGTTCTAGATGAATTTATAGATTTAACTCTCTACTTACCAAAAAATTTAGATAACCACTTTAATGTCCTTGCAGTCAAAGTATCTGGTTATTCTCCACATGATTTTGGAAAAATCTTAGATGAAAAATTTGATATAGCAGTCAGAACTGGCTTACATTGTGCTCCAAAGACTCATGAATTTTTAGGTACTCTGCCTGAAGGGCTTGTGCGGTTTAGTGTAGGTTATTTTAATACGATAGATAACGTTTATGCTTTGAAGAAAAGATTAGACCAAATCATTTTCTAA
- a CDS encoding phospholipase D family protein gives MPRINNIQEILRENLIKTREKIIIVSAFITKYGYEFVEEHLPDSVKEKIIIFRGRLDDFKRASSDFDFEAAIENGWEVYVNLDLHSKIYIFDDDRLIEGSSNLTKGGLVLNQESNSLKDFDDEDKVEVEKILSSSTKIDEDDLESILEIKNKFINNKGRDSIKLEKKWIEIFFDNRLREKIEIDEELIRREELFLNKRSKRLKQCLRKSSQALLIRLQEGIDIDAEYLIDLTVGPANFEDFYFNNSKYKYLPRMYKIGSSVFLENNDYELLSEFIAQLTSKEKQLLLEKMITVLDELYQQGIRVALDLEQIYYYGTRDEKKLKFMDFKKLDKEKKELEEEYKKSLANIFTQQENILEFSLGGSN, from the coding sequence ATGCCAAGAATAAATAATATACAAGAGATTTTAAGAGAAAATTTAATAAAAACTAGAGAAAAGATAATAATTGTTAGTGCGTTTATAACCAAATATGGATATGAATTTGTAGAAGAACATTTACCAGATTCAGTTAAGGAAAAAATAATTATTTTTAGAGGAAGATTGGATGATTTTAAAAGAGCTTCCAGCGATTTTGATTTTGAAGCAGCTATTGAGAATGGTTGGGAAGTGTATGTTAATTTAGATTTGCATTCAAAAATATATATTTTTGATGATGATAGATTGATAGAAGGAAGTTCTAATTTAACTAAAGGTGGTTTGGTGCTAAACCAAGAGAGTAATAGCTTAAAAGATTTTGATGATGAAGATAAAGTAGAAGTTGAAAAGATATTAAGTTCTTCTACTAAGATTGACGAAGATGATTTAGAAAGTATCCTAGAAATAAAGAATAAGTTTATTAATAATAAAGGAAGAGATTCAATTAAGTTAGAAAAAAAATGGATAGAAATCTTTTTCGATAATAGACTTAGAGAAAAGATCGAAATTGATGAAGAACTTATTAGAAGAGAAGAGTTATTTTTAAATAAAAGATCTAAAAGACTTAAACAATGCTTAAGAAAATCTTCTCAAGCTCTCCTGATAAGATTACAAGAAGGTATTGATATAGATGCTGAGTATCTAATAGATTTAACTGTTGGACCTGCCAATTTTGAAGATTTTTATTTTAATAATTCTAAATATAAGTACTTGCCCCGTATGTACAAAATTGGGAGTAGTGTATTTTTAGAGAATAATGATTATGAATTATTAAGTGAATTTATTGCACAGCTAACTTCGAAAGAAAAACAATTACTTTTAGAGAAAATGATTACTGTTTTAGATGAGCTATATCAGCAGGGAATAAGAGTTGCATTAGATCTTGAGCAGATTTATTATTATGGAACTAGAGATGAAAAAAAGTTAAAGTTTATGGATTTTAAAAAGCTTGATAAGGAGAAGAAAGAATTAGAAGAAGAATATAAAAAATCTTTAGCTAATATTTTTACTCAGCAGGAAAATATATTAGAGTTTAGTCTAGGAGGGAGCAACTAA
- a CDS encoding PH domain-containing protein produces the protein MGFLDGLMGNASEMDIADLEKELKEILIDGEKIEKGYKVLRDYFVFTSKRLLLINKQGMTGNKVEYHSIPYKSIRHFSVETAGTFDADSELKLWIAGSNMPLEKQFSKKGDSILEVQKTLANYLLD, from the coding sequence ATGGGTTTCTTAGATGGTCTAATGGGAAATGCGTCAGAAATGGATATAGCAGACTTAGAAAAGGAATTAAAAGAGATATTAATCGATGGAGAAAAGATTGAAAAAGGTTACAAAGTATTAAGAGATTACTTTGTCTTTACAAGTAAGCGTCTATTACTTATTAATAAACAAGGTATGACCGGAAATAAAGTAGAGTACCATTCAATACCTTATAAGAGCATTAGACACTTTAGTGTGGAAACAGCTGGGACTTTTGATGCTGATTCAGAATTGAAACTCTGGATAGCTGGGTCCAATATGCCGCTTGAAAAGCAATTTAGCAAGAAAGGAGATAGTATTTTGGAAGTTCAGAAGACATTAGCTAATTATTTGTTGGATTAA